In Mercurialis annua linkage group LG6, ddMerAnnu1.2, whole genome shotgun sequence, the following are encoded in one genomic region:
- the LOC126686892 gene encoding sugar transporter ERD6-like 7 isoform X1, which translates to MAITEEIVNGSGDREPLMADEQNGSKQEKISSNWMVYLSTLVAVCGAFEFGCCAGYSSPTQNAITEDLSLSLAEYSVFGSILTFGAMIGAITSGPIADFTGRKGAMRVATVVCVAGWLSIYFAKGALALDVGRLATGYGMGVFSYVVPVFIAEIAPKTLRGALTTLNQLMICCGVSVFYIIGTVLTWRTLALCGLIPCAILVFGLFLIPESPRWLAKMGREKQFETALKTLRGEGTDISQEAEEIKDYIETLERLPKANLLDLFQRRYLQSVIIGVGLMVVQQFGGINGVCFYTSNIFESAGFNTTIGTITYAIIQVVVTALNTLVIDKGGRKPLLLASGTGLVIACLITASSFYLKVNELAPKAVPALAVTGILLYIGAFSAGMGAVPWVVMSEIFPINIKGVAGSLATLTNWFGASVISYTFNYLMSWSSYGTFIIYAVINALGIVFVAKVVPETKGRTLEQIQAAINA; encoded by the exons TTGCAGTGTGTGGTGCTTTTGAATTTGGATGCTGT GCAGGCTACTCCTCACCTACTCAAAATGCCATTACTGAAGATCTCTCTCTATCTCTAGCTGAG TATTCAGTGTTTGGTTCCATATTGACATTTGGTGCAATGATTGGGGCGATCACTAGTGGGCCGATTGCTGATTTTACCGGTCGAAAAGGG GCAATGAGAGTGGCTACTGTTGTATGTGTTGCAGGGTGGCTTTCTATTTACTTTGCTAAG GGGGCTTTGGCATTGGATGTTGGAAGATTGGCAACAGGATATGGGATGGGAGTATTTTCCTATGTG GTGCCTGTATTCATAGCCGAAATTGCACCAAAAACTCTTCGTGGAGCCTTAACAACTCTAAATCAG CTTATGATATGCTGTGGAGTGTCTGTTTTCTACATAATTGGGACAGTACTAACATGGAGGACTTTAGCATTATGCG GGTTAATTCCTTGTGCTATCCTAGTTTTTGGGCTATTTCTCATTCCAGAGTCTCCTAGATGGCTG GCAAAGATGGGGCGTGAAAAGCAATTTGAGACTGCATTGAAAACTCTTCGGGGGGAGGGCACTGATATATCTCAAGAGGCAGAAGAAATTAAG GATTACATCGAAACTCTTGAGCGTCTCCCCAAAGCCAACCTGCTAGATTTATTTCAGAGAAGATACCTGCAATCAGTTATT ATAGGAGTCGGATTGATGGTCGTTCAGCAATTTGGAGGAATCAACGGAGTCTGCTTTTACACCAGCAACATTTTTGAGTCAGCAG GGTTTAATACTACAATTGGAACTATAACCTATGCCATTATTCAG GTTGTAGTTACTGCCCTTAACACATTAGTGATAGACAAAGGTGGAAGAAAGCCTCTGTTATTG gcttctGGGACAGGATTGGTAATTGCCTGCCTGATAACTGCGAGTTCATTCTATCTGAAG GTTAATGAATTGGCACCAAAGGCTGTGCCTGCGCTTGCCGTTACCGGCATACTG CTATATATAGGAGCTTTTTCAGCAGGCATGGGTGCTGTTCCTTGGGTCGTAATGTCAGAG ATATTTCCTATAAATATTAAAGGAGTAGCAGGAAGCTTAGCAACTCTAACGAACTGGTTTGGTGCATCGGTAATCTCATACACCTTCAACTATCTTATGTCATGGAGCTCTTATG GTACCTTCATTATTTATGCTGTGATCAATGCACTTGGTATTGTGTTCGTGGCTAAAGTTGTGCCAGAAACCAAAGGAAGAACTCTGGAACAAATTCAAGCCGCCATTAATGCATAA
- the LOC126686891 gene encoding uncharacterized protein LOC126686891, with amino-acid sequence MLKILNKRLRRLCSRLRWPIHRRSRSKVLIRKFGKSNSKPHSDTRIDPTNNGSATVHPNGPFDSPKPDEKPIKMATFNAALFSMAPAVPNSINSSSYDFDNENYEKGKLFNDFNLRTKSVNDRPPKSILKQSPLHPTTANGGDNLSRQQKFAKSKLRVSINLPDNEISLLKNRQSRFTEEGANSRKTVRGKGPIRSQSVNLSRNGADRDDHYRSTRTVVEVLKELDVDILALQDVKAEEEKCMKPLSDLAAALGMSYVFAESWAPEYGNAILSKWPIKRWKVQKIFDDSDFRNVLKATIDVPQKGEVNFYCTHLDHLDENWRMKQINAILDSNDGPHFLAGGLNSLDETDYSAERWTDIVKYYEEMGKPTPKAEVMRFLKSKHYSDAKEFAGECESVVMIAKGQNVQGTCKYGTRVDYILASSNSAYNFVPGSYSVFSSKGTSDHHIVQVDIIKSNSNNGHEHATKKRQTPKHKVVKITNSSPPQGLWKINS; translated from the exons ATGCTCAAAATCCTCAACAAAAGACTCCGCCGACTCTGCTCTCGTCTCCGGTGGCCGATTCACCGCCGGTCCCGGTCCAAAGTACTCATCAGAAAATTCGGCAAATCAAACTCCAAGCCTCACAGCGACACTAGAATTGACCCTACTAATAATGGGTCAGCAACGGTTCATCCAAACGGTCCATTTGATTCCCCAAAACCAGACGAAAAGCCCATaaaaatggcaacttttaacgCCGCTCTGTTCTCAATGGCGCCGGCAGTTCCAAATTCGATCAACTCTTCAAGCTACGACTTCGACAACGAAAATTACGAAAAGGGTAAACTATTCAACGATTTCAATCTCCGTACGAAGTCGGTGAACGATCGGCCGCCGAAGAGCATACTTAAACAGTCGCCGCTGCATCCAACCACCGCAAACGGCGGAGATAATCTTTCACGGCAGCAAAAATTCGCCAAATCGAAGTTAAGGGTATCGATAAATTTACCAGACAATGAAATTTCATTACTAAAGAACAGACAATCGAGATTTACAGAAGAAGGGGCAAATTCAAGAAAAACAGTACGAGGAAAAGGTCCGATTAGGTCACAGAGTGTGAATTTATCAAGAAATGGAGCTGACAGAGATGATCATTACAGAAGTACGAGAACAGTTGTGGAAGTGTTGAAAGAGTTGGATGTTGATATTTTGGCTTTACAAGATGTTAAAGCTGAGGAAGAAAAATGTATGAAGCCTCTGTCTGATTTGGCTGCTGCTTTGGGAATGAGTTATGTTTTTGCTGAGAGTTGGGCTCCGGAATATGGTAATGCTATTTTGTCTAAGTGGCCGATCAAGAGATGGAAAGTTCAGAAAATCTTTGATGATTCTGATTTCAG GAATGTTCTGAAGGCAACTATAGATGTACCCCAGAAAGGAGAAGTCAACTTCTACTGCACCCATCTTGATCATCTTGATGAGAATTGGAGGATGAAACAAATTAATGCAATTCTTGATTCTAATGATGGTCCCCATTTTTTAGCTGGTGGCCTTAATTCTCTTGATGAAACTGATTATTCTGCTGAGAGGTGGACTGATATTGTTAAG TACTATGAAGAAATGGGGAAGCCAACCCCAAAGGCAGAAGTGATGAGATTCTTGAAGAGTAAACATTACAGCGATGCTAAGGAATTTGCAGGAGAATGCGAGTCGGTTGTGATGATTGCTAAAGGCCAAA ATGTGCAAGGGACATGCAAGTATGGAACAAGAGTAGATTACATATTGGCATCATCAAACTCAGCATACAATTTTGTTCCTGGATCTTACTCTGTTTTTTCTTCCAAAGGAACTTCTGATCATCACATTGTTCAAGTTGATATTATAAAGTCAAATTCTAACAATGGCCATGAACATGCCACAAAAAAGAGACAAACACCTAAACATAAAGTTGTAAAAATAACCAACTCTTCTCCACCTCAAGGTCTTTGGAAAATTAATTCATGA
- the LOC126686892 gene encoding sugar transporter ERD6-like 7 isoform X2 → MLCYSSPTQNAITEDLSLSLAEYSVFGSILTFGAMIGAITSGPIADFTGRKGAMRVATVVCVAGWLSIYFAKGALALDVGRLATGYGMGVFSYVVPVFIAEIAPKTLRGALTTLNQLMICCGVSVFYIIGTVLTWRTLALCGLIPCAILVFGLFLIPESPRWLAKMGREKQFETALKTLRGEGTDISQEAEEIKDYIETLERLPKANLLDLFQRRYLQSVIIGVGLMVVQQFGGINGVCFYTSNIFESAGFNTTIGTITYAIIQVVVTALNTLVIDKGGRKPLLLASGTGLVIACLITASSFYLKVNELAPKAVPALAVTGILLYIGAFSAGMGAVPWVVMSEIFPINIKGVAGSLATLTNWFGASVISYTFNYLMSWSSYGTFIIYAVINALGIVFVAKVVPETKGRTLEQIQAAINA, encoded by the exons ATGCTGT GCTACTCCTCACCTACTCAAAATGCCATTACTGAAGATCTCTCTCTATCTCTAGCTGAG TATTCAGTGTTTGGTTCCATATTGACATTTGGTGCAATGATTGGGGCGATCACTAGTGGGCCGATTGCTGATTTTACCGGTCGAAAAGGG GCAATGAGAGTGGCTACTGTTGTATGTGTTGCAGGGTGGCTTTCTATTTACTTTGCTAAG GGGGCTTTGGCATTGGATGTTGGAAGATTGGCAACAGGATATGGGATGGGAGTATTTTCCTATGTG GTGCCTGTATTCATAGCCGAAATTGCACCAAAAACTCTTCGTGGAGCCTTAACAACTCTAAATCAG CTTATGATATGCTGTGGAGTGTCTGTTTTCTACATAATTGGGACAGTACTAACATGGAGGACTTTAGCATTATGCG GGTTAATTCCTTGTGCTATCCTAGTTTTTGGGCTATTTCTCATTCCAGAGTCTCCTAGATGGCTG GCAAAGATGGGGCGTGAAAAGCAATTTGAGACTGCATTGAAAACTCTTCGGGGGGAGGGCACTGATATATCTCAAGAGGCAGAAGAAATTAAG GATTACATCGAAACTCTTGAGCGTCTCCCCAAAGCCAACCTGCTAGATTTATTTCAGAGAAGATACCTGCAATCAGTTATT ATAGGAGTCGGATTGATGGTCGTTCAGCAATTTGGAGGAATCAACGGAGTCTGCTTTTACACCAGCAACATTTTTGAGTCAGCAG GGTTTAATACTACAATTGGAACTATAACCTATGCCATTATTCAG GTTGTAGTTACTGCCCTTAACACATTAGTGATAGACAAAGGTGGAAGAAAGCCTCTGTTATTG gcttctGGGACAGGATTGGTAATTGCCTGCCTGATAACTGCGAGTTCATTCTATCTGAAG GTTAATGAATTGGCACCAAAGGCTGTGCCTGCGCTTGCCGTTACCGGCATACTG CTATATATAGGAGCTTTTTCAGCAGGCATGGGTGCTGTTCCTTGGGTCGTAATGTCAGAG ATATTTCCTATAAATATTAAAGGAGTAGCAGGAAGCTTAGCAACTCTAACGAACTGGTTTGGTGCATCGGTAATCTCATACACCTTCAACTATCTTATGTCATGGAGCTCTTATG GTACCTTCATTATTTATGCTGTGATCAATGCACTTGGTATTGTGTTCGTGGCTAAAGTTGTGCCAGAAACCAAAGGAAGAACTCTGGAACAAATTCAAGCCGCCATTAATGCATAA